In Risungbinella massiliensis, a single window of DNA contains:
- a CDS encoding phosphotransferase enzyme family protein — translation MLQTIDQQRIKVLEHAINQFRLDTTSPVFLGGFHNWVYETRLQDQTAIMRISHEPFHPPELILGEVLWIKNLTDQGVAACKPVPSPNGNLVEVLEVDGKKYPTVFFEKALGNPPNENDWNDTLFETMGQTIGKMHRLTRDYCAPKEATSPTWKDSLKQIKEYMTFEDREIAAKFQEILDYPKSLTVDRDSYGLVHADVHAGNFFVNNGQIMLFDFQDCHYSWFVEDLAMALFYAIFTEYPRGMDPDYPTLFWKSLLTGYKKENHLDKKWLNEIPYFIRQREIALYIVLTAKGADHWFLQNRREDILADRSIVNVSSLW, via the coding sequence TTGTTACAAACAATAGACCAGCAGCGGATCAAGGTGTTAGAACATGCAATCAATCAATTTCGTTTAGATACTACTTCTCCTGTATTTTTAGGGGGATTTCATAATTGGGTATATGAGACACGACTTCAAGATCAGACAGCAATCATGCGGATCTCCCATGAGCCATTTCACCCACCAGAGCTAATACTAGGAGAGGTATTATGGATTAAAAACCTTACCGATCAAGGAGTTGCTGCTTGCAAACCAGTCCCTTCTCCTAATGGAAATCTCGTAGAAGTATTGGAGGTAGACGGAAAAAAGTATCCTACTGTCTTTTTTGAGAAAGCATTAGGAAATCCTCCAAACGAAAACGATTGGAATGATACCTTATTTGAAACAATGGGGCAGACAATTGGCAAGATGCATCGTCTAACACGTGACTATTGCGCTCCAAAGGAAGCAACATCTCCTACTTGGAAAGATTCGCTAAAGCAGATAAAGGAATACATGACGTTTGAGGATCGCGAGATTGCTGCCAAGTTCCAAGAGATACTAGATTATCCGAAGAGTTTGACAGTTGATCGAGATAGTTATGGATTGGTTCATGCTGATGTACATGCAGGAAATTTCTTTGTAAATAATGGGCAGATCATGTTATTTGACTTCCAAGATTGCCATTATTCTTGGTTTGTAGAAGATCTAGCGATGGCACTGTTCTATGCAATCTTTACGGAATACCCACGTGGGATGGATCCAGATTATCCAACATTGTTTTGGAAGTCATTGTTAACTGGCTATAAAAAAGAGAATCATCTAGATAAAAAGTGGCTAAATGAAATCCCATATTTTATTCGCCAGCGCGAGATTGCTCTTTATATTGTGCTTACAGCAAAAGGAGCAGATCATTGGTTTTTGCAAAATAGAAGAGAGGACATACTAGCTGATCGCTCTATCGTTAATGTAAGTTCGTTATGGTAG
- a CDS encoding phosphotransferase enzyme family protein, whose protein sequence is MEKKRIYQVTDEVFHEIEEQYGWKILSMRLRRGSVNIVYELQTNNKTIILRCSPNHRREPWDVEAEVHFVDYLAKNGASATSIFSTKTGAKMIEVAGFYVVCFEKASGIPLEFEDWTDEYFLKWGKMTGQFHQLAMEYQAPSPTRKQWDQEEWFQLDKYLPKDQCLVYQRATELIEQIQSFPQTPFTYGLIHYDLHNRNFHMTDDGVLCAFDFEDCCYHYYLQDIAVSLYHALTRLRKPPLAGKDEVTFTRRFLRFFLAGYQTEKALDSSWMEQLQAFLQLRRVFIYLFYVMDYDLANLSPQDQQIVDQTRMDIEQARPIGYESKQDLVGLV, encoded by the coding sequence ATGGAGAAAAAAAGAATCTATCAAGTCACAGATGAGGTATTCCATGAGATCGAGGAGCAATATGGCTGGAAGATCCTATCAATGAGATTACGAAGAGGCAGTGTAAATATCGTCTATGAGTTACAAACGAACAATAAAACCATTATCCTACGGTGTTCTCCGAATCATCGTAGAGAGCCTTGGGATGTGGAGGCGGAAGTTCACTTTGTTGATTACTTAGCAAAAAATGGGGCATCCGCAACAAGTATATTCTCAACCAAAACAGGGGCAAAAATGATCGAAGTTGCCGGTTTTTATGTAGTCTGTTTTGAAAAGGCATCAGGGATCCCATTAGAGTTCGAGGATTGGACAGATGAGTACTTTTTGAAATGGGGTAAAATGACAGGTCAATTTCATCAACTAGCTATGGAATACCAAGCACCCTCACCGACACGGAAGCAATGGGATCAAGAGGAATGGTTCCAGTTAGATAAGTATCTCCCAAAAGATCAGTGCCTTGTATATCAGCGTGCAACTGAGTTAATAGAGCAGATTCAATCATTTCCGCAAACTCCCTTTACCTACGGGCTTATTCATTATGATCTGCATAACCGTAACTTCCATATGACTGATGATGGCGTTCTTTGTGCCTTTGATTTTGAAGATTGTTGCTACCATTATTATCTCCAAGATATTGCTGTTTCCCTATACCATGCGCTTACCCGTTTAAGAAAGCCTCCTCTAGCAGGAAAGGATGAAGTTACCTTCACAAGAAGATTCCTCCGCTTTTTTCTTGCAGGATATCAGACAGAAAAAGCGCTAGATTCTTCTTGGATGGAACAATTACAAGCATTTCTCCAGCTGCGACGTGTCTTTATCTATCTTTTTTATGTAATGGATTATGATTTAGCGAACCTATCTCCTCAAGATCAACAAATAGTAGATCAAACACGAATGGACATCGAGCAGGCTAGACCAATTGGATATGAATCTAAACAAGATCTAGTTGGATTAGTCTAA
- a CDS encoding oxidoreductase, translating to MEKLSVGLIGFGLAGEVFHAPLIQSTESLQLTKVRTSQKEKVKQSLGNRVEAVLETSEILDDPSIDLVVIATPNSSHYELAKAALLAGKHVVVDKPFVVRSEQGEELIRLSKEKNKILSVFHNRRWDNDFLTMRHLIQTNELGDIHTYYAHFDRFRPEVQARWKEQDPEGAGVLYDLGSHLIDQALILFGKPEAGYADIFTQRKEAVAPDGFHLTLYYPNERKVILRSGSLSLQPGPRYEVHGTQGSFVQYGIDGQEDALKAGSRPGMNGWGAATESQHGTVVTLENGMKKTELLPGSYESYYQGIAAAISENVTLPVSAEEGLCVIQIIELAMKSHREKRVISLS from the coding sequence ATGGAAAAATTATCAGTTGGATTAATAGGATTTGGTCTTGCAGGAGAAGTATTTCATGCTCCACTTATTCAGTCTACCGAATCACTGCAACTTACGAAAGTACGAACCAGTCAAAAAGAAAAAGTAAAACAGAGTTTAGGAAATCGAGTAGAGGCGGTATTAGAGACGAGTGAGATTTTAGACGATCCTAGCATTGATCTCGTAGTAATAGCAACGCCTAATTCTAGTCATTATGAATTAGCCAAAGCGGCGCTTCTAGCCGGAAAACATGTTGTGGTGGACAAGCCGTTTGTTGTTCGTTCCGAGCAAGGAGAAGAGCTAATCCGCCTTAGTAAAGAAAAGAACAAGATTTTGAGTGTCTTTCATAACCGTCGATGGGATAACGATTTTTTAACAATGCGTCATCTGATTCAAACCAACGAGCTAGGAGATATACATACCTACTATGCCCATTTTGATCGTTTCCGCCCTGAAGTGCAGGCGCGTTGGAAAGAACAAGACCCGGAAGGTGCAGGGGTGTTATATGATCTAGGTTCTCATTTGATTGATCAAGCACTTATTTTATTTGGGAAGCCGGAAGCAGGTTATGCAGATATTTTTACACAACGTAAAGAAGCAGTAGCTCCAGATGGTTTTCATCTAACACTCTACTATCCAAATGAACGGAAAGTTATCTTACGATCTGGTTCGCTTTCTCTCCAACCAGGACCGCGCTATGAGGTTCATGGTACACAAGGTAGTTTTGTTCAGTATGGAATTGATGGACAAGAAGATGCCTTAAAAGCTGGATCTCGTCCAGGGATGAATGGATGGGGAGCAGCAACTGAATCCCAACATGGAACAGTAGTAACTCTAGAAAACGGCATGAAAAAAACAGAGCTATTACCAGGAAGTTATGAGTCCTATTATCAAGGGATAGCAGCAGCTATTTCAGAGAATGTTACTTTACCTGTTTCTGCTGAAGAAGGGCTGTGTGTGATCCAAATCATCGAGCTTGCGATGAAGTCTCATCGAGAAAAACGGGTTATATCCCTTTCATAA
- a CDS encoding endonuclease V has translation MHIEMRHSFDLNEYEQQELQSQLRQEIRIPDQFSLTPKVVAGIDLAYWDNQAIAIVLAMDYETKEVLEVVHHQATVSQDYIPGLLAFRELPVLLPAWEKLQTTPDLVFLDGNGILHPRRMGLATHASFFFGLPTIGVAKTSFAREYPEPELAAGSIQYIQDGAETLGAVVRTQTRVKPVFVSVGNRINLESAVRFALHFVGKHSRIPEITRQPDIWSRKLRKQHQ, from the coding sequence ATGCATATAGAAATGCGCCATTCTTTTGATTTGAATGAATACGAACAACAAGAGCTGCAATCGCAACTTCGTCAAGAGATTAGAATACCTGATCAATTTTCCCTGACACCAAAAGTGGTCGCTGGGATCGATCTCGCCTACTGGGATAATCAGGCGATCGCAATCGTACTTGCCATGGACTACGAAACAAAGGAAGTTCTGGAAGTAGTGCATCACCAGGCGACAGTCTCTCAAGATTACATCCCTGGACTTCTCGCTTTTCGGGAATTGCCTGTTTTGCTACCCGCTTGGGAAAAACTTCAGACAACACCTGATCTGGTCTTTTTAGATGGAAATGGGATTCTCCATCCGAGACGGATGGGACTGGCTACCCATGCATCCTTTTTCTTTGGACTTCCTACTATCGGAGTTGCCAAGACTTCATTCGCACGGGAATATCCTGAACCCGAATTAGCTGCTGGTAGTATCCAATATATACAAGATGGAGCAGAAACCCTCGGCGCAGTAGTCCGCACTCAAACACGAGTAAAACCTGTCTTTGTCTCAGTAGGGAATCGAATCAACTTAGAGAGTGCCGTTCGTTTTGCCCTTCACTTTGTAGGAAAACATAGTCGTATTCCGGAGATCACCCGACAGCCGGATATCTGGTCTCGTAAACTTCGCAAACAGCATCAATAG
- a CDS encoding Msr family ABC-F type ribosomal protection protein translates to MEQICFELENVEVTYLDKDVLKIERLAVHQLDRIGIVGKNGAGKSTLLKLLTGEIQPTNGKVKRHVECGYFAQLESTTDFEADAALLGRLAVPQNSESLSGGEQTRRKLAQMFTHYHEALLIDEPTTHLDLDGISFLLNELRYYYGALVLISHDRAVLDELVTTIWEVCDGKVRVYSGNYSKYMEQKQLEREQQSRAYEQYKKEKSRLEKAAQEKMKKAKKIAQAGSMSKKESKAKANHRMFESKSKGTSQKAVHRAAKAIEQRIEKLQEGESVQQEKKMVFRQSKTLELHNKFPIMADRLTLQVKNQVLLDEVSFQLPLGKTIAITGVNGSGKTTLLHHIAVDGEGLTISPKAKIGYFRQMSYQFSDDETVLEFVKNRSEYDEGFLRSFLHAMQFVGTDIRKNVKSLSGGEAVRIQLCQLFLGEYNILLLDEPTNFLDIRAIEALERFIDAYKGTIVLVSHDQAFIRNVADLQYIIHEKKLKQV, encoded by the coding sequence ATGGAGCAAATTTGTTTTGAACTGGAAAATGTCGAAGTGACATATTTAGATAAAGATGTATTAAAAATCGAACGATTAGCAGTTCACCAATTGGATCGCATTGGGATTGTCGGGAAAAATGGTGCAGGGAAAAGCACATTATTGAAGTTGCTAACAGGTGAAATTCAACCCACCAATGGAAAAGTAAAACGGCACGTTGAGTGTGGTTATTTTGCGCAACTTGAATCTACAACTGATTTCGAAGCAGATGCAGCCTTACTTGGAAGATTAGCAGTTCCACAAAATAGTGAGTCCTTAAGTGGTGGCGAACAAACGAGGCGAAAGCTTGCGCAAATGTTTACACATTACCATGAAGCCTTACTAATCGATGAGCCGACCACACACTTGGATCTAGATGGAATCTCGTTCTTGCTTAATGAATTACGATATTACTATGGAGCACTTGTGCTAATTAGTCATGACCGTGCGGTCTTAGACGAGCTCGTCACAACCATTTGGGAAGTATGCGACGGTAAGGTGCGCGTTTATTCAGGTAATTACAGCAAATATATGGAGCAGAAGCAGTTAGAACGAGAACAGCAGAGTCGAGCTTATGAACAATACAAAAAAGAAAAAAGTCGTCTTGAAAAAGCAGCACAAGAGAAAATGAAGAAGGCGAAAAAAATTGCACAAGCAGGCAGCATGTCGAAAAAAGAGTCGAAGGCAAAAGCGAATCATCGCATGTTTGAGTCAAAATCCAAGGGCACGAGCCAAAAAGCGGTGCATCGTGCAGCTAAAGCGATTGAGCAGCGAATAGAAAAACTTCAGGAAGGCGAATCTGTACAACAGGAAAAGAAAATGGTATTCCGCCAGTCGAAAACATTGGAATTGCATAATAAATTTCCTATCATGGCAGACCGACTTACTCTTCAAGTGAAGAATCAAGTGTTATTGGATGAAGTAAGCTTTCAACTGCCGCTAGGGAAAACAATAGCGATTACTGGTGTAAATGGAAGTGGAAAAACTACATTGCTCCACCATATCGCTGTTGATGGTGAAGGTTTAACCATTTCACCAAAAGCCAAAATCGGTTATTTTCGTCAAATGAGCTATCAATTTTCAGATGATGAAACAGTACTGGAATTTGTGAAGAATCGCTCCGAATATGATGAAGGATTTCTGAGGAGTTTTTTACATGCAATGCAATTTGTCGGTACCGATATACGGAAAAATGTGAAGTCCTTAAGTGGTGGAGAAGCAGTTCGCATACAACTTTGTCAGCTCTTCTTAGGAGAATATAACATTTTATTATTAGATGAACCAACCAACTTCTTAGATATTCGTGCGATCGAAGCGTTAGAACGATTTATAGATGCTTATAAAGGAACAATTGTACTCGTTTCTCATGATCAAGCGTTCATCCGCAATGTTGCAGATTTGCAGTATATCATTCATGAGAAAAAATTGAAGCAAGTGTAG
- a CDS encoding NAD(P)/FAD-dependent oxidoreductase codes for MYGKTERAIIIGGGIAGLMTAKVLSEYFQEVTIVEKDDLPGKPENRLGIPQGFHPHRFTPRGKSITERLFPGYEEDLKAQGCPSSLNKTIHQMNQYGSIVGPYPRDDIKFSRAVLEWVLRQRVRKISNVRFLTKHDVINLLSTPDHSTITGIRVRERGQQEQEKILTADIVLDTSGRSSKLAKWLEELGYDVPTPDLLKVDLGYSTRRYQLPPHLTHIAEKWDVINIAGQPANSTVTGVFSFVENQTAEVCLYRPGGHYPPTNIEQFNEAITELPSPIIAEILQGLVPITTPRGYRIQQLYRHHYEQMQQWPSGLIVLGDAFCIFDPIFGQGMTVAAVEVEMIELCLQEQQDDPHPHFEKKVLKKIQEVIEPAWWYNCAADLQWEGVAYVGSEPLKGIDFGQKYMDLFLKHATIEQDSQLYGLYWAVNTLAISPNAIMNPQMVMTILKASTDGNQFLAELLQDGSQSLEKVLDEILPSFSETLFESVSL; via the coding sequence ATGTATGGAAAAACAGAACGGGCTATTATAATTGGAGGAGGCATCGCTGGATTAATGACAGCAAAAGTGCTTTCTGAGTACTTTCAAGAGGTCACTATTGTAGAGAAAGATGACCTCCCTGGAAAACCTGAAAACCGTCTTGGTATTCCTCAAGGTTTTCATCCTCATCGTTTCACACCACGTGGTAAGTCGATTACAGAACGTCTCTTTCCTGGATATGAAGAAGATTTAAAAGCACAGGGCTGTCCATCTTCGCTAAACAAAACCATTCATCAAATGAATCAATACGGAAGCATAGTAGGTCCATACCCTCGCGATGATATCAAGTTTAGTAGAGCAGTACTAGAATGGGTTCTACGACAGCGTGTAAGAAAAATTTCGAATGTTCGTTTTCTTACAAAGCATGATGTAATCAATTTATTATCAACTCCAGACCATTCAACCATTACAGGGATTCGGGTTCGAGAACGAGGACAACAAGAACAAGAGAAAATACTGACAGCTGATATAGTATTAGATACTAGTGGCCGCTCATCCAAGCTAGCAAAATGGTTAGAAGAATTAGGATATGATGTGCCAACACCAGATCTTTTGAAAGTCGATCTTGGATATAGTACTCGCCGTTATCAACTTCCTCCCCATTTAACACATATAGCAGAAAAATGGGATGTCATTAACATTGCAGGTCAACCTGCTAATAGTACAGTCACAGGAGTTTTTTCCTTTGTTGAAAATCAAACTGCAGAGGTATGTCTTTATCGTCCTGGAGGACACTACCCTCCTACAAATATTGAGCAATTTAATGAGGCGATTACTGAGCTACCAAGCCCTATCATCGCAGAAATATTACAAGGGCTAGTACCAATCACAACACCCCGAGGTTATCGCATACAACAATTGTATCGTCATCACTATGAACAAATGCAACAATGGCCGTCCGGTTTGATAGTATTAGGTGATGCATTTTGTATTTTTGATCCTATTTTTGGTCAAGGTATGACCGTTGCTGCGGTCGAAGTGGAAATGATCGAATTATGTTTGCAGGAACAACAGGACGACCCCCACCCTCATTTTGAAAAGAAGGTACTCAAAAAAATACAAGAGGTTATTGAACCTGCTTGGTGGTACAATTGCGCTGCCGACTTGCAATGGGAAGGTGTTGCATATGTAGGTTCCGAACCTTTGAAAGGGATTGATTTTGGCCAAAAATATATGGATCTTTTTCTGAAACATGCAACAATCGAACAAGATTCACAGCTTTATGGATTGTATTGGGCTGTGAATACTTTAGCAATCTCCCCTAATGCTATAATGAATCCACAAATGGTAATGACCATTCTGAAAGCATCTACAGATGGTAATCAATTCCTAGCTGAGCTTTTACAAGATGGTAGCCAATCATTGGAGAAAGTATTGGATGAGATACTACCCTCCTTTTCGGAAACTCTTTTTGAATCAGTAAGCTTATAA
- a CDS encoding TetR/AcrR family transcriptional regulator → MSPLNEEQLQQIRDERKEQIMEAALKIFAKRGIIGTKMSMIATEAGISPGLLYRYFKSKDELFITLVQQATQESVAGIGSVYQIPGSPIEKIRTLTKEILVEENKLYFLLIHQARTSDEVPEEALHIIEKYPMDIYIDLLESLFLEGQKAGEFAAGDPRKLISCYLSIISGLMVLDLYNDQVYQMPDVDLIMRILTTSN, encoded by the coding sequence TTGTCACCCTTAAACGAAGAACAACTGCAACAAATTCGTGATGAACGAAAAGAACAGATCATGGAAGCAGCCTTAAAAATTTTTGCTAAACGAGGAATTATCGGAACAAAAATGAGTATGATCGCTACGGAAGCTGGCATCAGTCCAGGTCTGCTTTACCGTTACTTTAAATCAAAAGACGAACTTTTCATTACATTGGTTCAGCAAGCAACACAAGAATCCGTTGCTGGGATTGGGAGTGTATATCAAATACCTGGATCTCCAATTGAAAAAATAAGAACTTTAACAAAAGAAATCCTTGTCGAGGAAAATAAACTTTATTTTCTACTGATACATCAGGCTCGAACTTCAGATGAAGTTCCAGAAGAAGCACTTCATATTATCGAAAAATACCCGATGGACATTTATATTGATCTACTGGAATCCTTATTCTTAGAAGGACAGAAAGCAGGCGAGTTTGCAGCAGGTGATCCACGCAAACTTATATCCTGCTATCTTTCAATTATATCGGGACTGATGGTGTTGGATTTATATAATGATCAAGTTTATCAGATGCCAGATGTTGATCTAATAATGCGGATTCTAACTACCTCTAATTAA
- the kynB gene encoding arylformamidase → MKILDISQPLHSKMAVWPGDTEFSFQLTWTKEQSGSVNVGQIQLSTHTGTHIDAPFHFDEQGQKVHQLDLLLYVGQCRVIHLSEARVICVEDLQKYDLSGVLRLLIHTDFWKDRAQFPTDIPCLTPKAVTYLSEQGIKLIGLDLPSVDPIDSKELEIHHIMNSYGIHILEGLVLDHVEEGEYELIALPLSIHNGDGSPVRAVLRTIN, encoded by the coding sequence ATGAAGATACTCGACATTTCACAGCCATTACATTCTAAAATGGCCGTATGGCCTGGAGATACGGAGTTTTCGTTTCAGTTGACTTGGACAAAAGAACAAAGCGGCTCGGTCAATGTAGGTCAAATCCAATTAAGTACCCACACAGGGACTCACATCGATGCTCCGTTTCATTTTGATGAGCAGGGACAGAAAGTTCATCAGCTTGATTTGTTGCTCTATGTAGGGCAATGCCGGGTGATTCATTTAAGTGAAGCGCGAGTCATTTGTGTAGAAGATCTTCAAAAATATGACTTATCAGGTGTACTGCGTCTTCTTATCCACACGGATTTTTGGAAAGATCGTGCTCAATTCCCAACGGATATTCCTTGTCTCACTCCAAAAGCTGTAACCTACTTAAGTGAACAAGGAATAAAATTGATCGGTTTGGATCTCCCTTCAGTAGATCCTATCGATAGCAAGGAGTTAGAGATTCATCATATCATGAATTCGTATGGGATTCACATATTAGAGGGTTTGGTTTTAGATCATGTGGAAGAAGGGGAGTATGAGTTGATTGCACTACCCCTATCAATTCACAATGGAGATGGAAGCCCTGTGAGAGCTGTTTTACGGACTATTAATTAG
- the kynU gene encoding kynureninase, translated as MANIEKTHAFLLDQEDELAYFWQEFYVQPGTIYLDGNSLGLLSKCAEQSVYDLLNSWKELGIDGWTEGTNPWFTLSEQLGKQVAMLVGAREGEVVVTGSTTVNLHQLISTFYRPNAQKTKIVADELNFPSDIYALKSQLYLNGLDPQDHLIQVKSDNGVTLQEDAIIEAMTDEVALVLLPTVLYRSGQLLNIKKITQVAHERGIVIGWDACHSAGSVPHQFHEDGVDFAFWCNYKYLNGGPGSVASLFVHERHHGIIPGLAGWFSSEKSKQFDMSHDLTPAPDAGAFQIGTPHILSLAPLLGSFAILKEAGMERIRKKSLCLTRFLMDLVEQELSQYGFRIINPMNDEERGGHVALEHPEAIRICKALKADGIVPDYRAPNVVRLAPVALYTSFEDVWQAVQSLKKIMIDKKYQQFEGERGVVA; from the coding sequence ATGGCAAATATAGAAAAAACTCATGCATTTCTACTTGATCAAGAGGATGAACTCGCTTATTTCTGGCAAGAATTTTACGTACAACCTGGTACGATTTATCTTGATGGTAACTCTCTTGGACTACTATCTAAATGTGCAGAACAATCCGTCTATGATCTATTAAATTCGTGGAAAGAACTAGGTATTGATGGCTGGACAGAAGGAACAAACCCATGGTTTACTCTCTCCGAACAGTTAGGAAAACAGGTGGCCATGTTGGTCGGAGCCAGGGAAGGGGAAGTAGTGGTAACTGGTTCCACCACTGTTAATTTACATCAACTAATTTCTACTTTCTATCGACCTAATGCACAGAAAACGAAAATAGTGGCAGATGAACTTAATTTCCCATCAGATATTTATGCGTTGAAATCTCAGCTTTACCTAAATGGTTTGGATCCTCAAGACCATCTGATCCAAGTAAAGAGCGATAATGGAGTGACACTGCAAGAAGATGCGATCATCGAGGCGATGACAGATGAAGTGGCGCTTGTACTTCTACCGACAGTATTATATCGGAGTGGACAGCTTCTTAATATAAAGAAGATCACTCAAGTAGCACACGAGCGAGGAATAGTGATTGGCTGGGATGCTTGTCACTCAGCAGGCTCGGTACCGCATCAGTTTCATGAGGATGGGGTAGACTTTGCTTTTTGGTGTAACTATAAATATTTAAATGGTGGTCCGGGGTCAGTGGCTAGTCTCTTTGTACATGAGCGTCATCACGGAATCATTCCAGGTTTAGCAGGCTGGTTTAGTTCTGAGAAGTCCAAGCAATTTGATATGTCTCATGACTTAACCCCTGCCCCTGATGCTGGGGCTTTCCAAATCGGTACGCCTCATATTTTGAGTTTGGCACCGCTATTGGGTTCTTTTGCTATATTGAAAGAAGCAGGGATGGAGCGGATTCGGAAGAAATCTCTTTGTCTCACTCGATTTCTAATGGATCTAGTGGAACAGGAACTAAGCCAATATGGTTTTCGGATTATAAATCCTATGAATGATGAAGAACGGGGAGGACATGTGGCGTTGGAGCATCCTGAGGCGATCCGCATCTGTAAGGCTCTCAAAGCAGATGGAATTGTGCCGGATTATCGGGCACCGAATGTTGTCCGCTTAGCTCCAGTAGCATTGTATACTTCCTTTGAAGATGTTTGGCAAGCTGTTCAAAGCTTAAAGAAGATCATGATAGATAAAAAGTACCAACAATTTGAAGGGGAACGAGGAGTCGTAGCTTAA
- the kynA gene encoding tryptophan 2,3-dioxygenase, whose amino-acid sequence MDSENKQFIHTDFSKAMSYGDYLKLDRILTSQQRLSTHHDEMLFIIIHQSSELWMKLILHELQAATSSIQNGDLSSAFKMLARVSKIQSQIIQSWDVLATLTPSEYIEFRDYLGQSSGFQSYQYRMIEFSLGQKSTMILDIYRHDEELFNQLQQMYGAPSLYDASIGALYRAGIPILESTLKRDVTQSYQRHDDVEEAWLTVYRDVKKYWDLYELAEKLVDIEDWFQQWRFRHMKTVERIIGFKQGTGGSSGVSYLKQALDRRFFPELWELRTKL is encoded by the coding sequence ATGGACTCTGAAAACAAACAGTTCATTCATACTGATTTCAGTAAAGCGATGTCTTATGGAGATTATTTGAAGTTAGATCGTATCTTAACAAGTCAACAGCGATTATCCACTCATCACGATGAAATGCTTTTTATTATTATTCACCAATCAAGTGAGCTTTGGATGAAGTTGATTTTACATGAATTACAAGCAGCAACGTCATCTATTCAAAACGGAGACTTATCTTCTGCGTTTAAAATGTTAGCAAGGGTATCCAAAATCCAATCTCAAATCATTCAGTCGTGGGATGTTTTGGCAACGCTTACACCAAGTGAATATATAGAGTTTCGTGATTATCTTGGACAATCTTCCGGTTTCCAATCCTATCAATATCGAATGATCGAGTTTAGTTTAGGACAAAAAAGTACGATGATTTTAGATATTTATCGGCATGATGAAGAGTTGTTCAACCAGCTCCAACAGATGTATGGAGCTCCGAGTCTCTATGATGCATCCATCGGGGCATTATATCGTGCGGGAATTCCAATATTAGAAAGTACATTAAAGCGGGATGTTACCCAATCCTATCAGCGACACGACGATGTAGAAGAAGCTTGGCTAACTGTTTATCGAGATGTAAAAAAATATTGGGATCTCTATGAGTTAGCAGAGAAATTAGTAGATATAGAGGACTGGTTCCAGCAGTGGCGCTTTCGGCACATGAAAACAGTGGAGAGAATAATCGGTTTTAAACAGGGAACAGGCGGATCCTCGGGTGTGAGTTACTTAAAACAAGCTCTCGATCGACGGTTTTTTCCAGAATTGTGGGAGTTGCGAACCAAGTTATAA
- a CDS encoding GNAT family N-acetyltransferase, whose translation MVDITLQPVTRDNWEKVLVLKMKEEQKGFVTPVAVSLAKVSIKPDGDNVTYLPFAIYHHDQIVGFVMHAYEEDSHNMYWIDGFFIDEKYQGRGYGKAAFSKIVNYIQTCFKQCKEIRLVVKPDNLIAKQLYRSFGFVDSEEFYGKEGHVYRYSIE comes from the coding sequence ATGGTAGACATTACATTACAACCAGTTACACGGGATAATTGGGAAAAAGTACTTGTCTTAAAGATGAAGGAGGAACAAAAAGGTTTTGTAACACCTGTTGCTGTTTCGCTAGCAAAGGTGTCTATTAAACCCGATGGAGATAATGTTACCTATCTTCCATTTGCTATCTATCATCATGATCAGATAGTAGGTTTTGTGATGCATGCCTATGAGGAAGATTCTCATAACATGTATTGGATTGATGGTTTTTTCATTGATGAAAAGTATCAAGGGCGAGGATATGGAAAAGCAGCGTTTTCCAAAATCGTAAACTATATTCAAACTTGCTTTAAACAGTGTAAAGAAATTCGATTGGTAGTGAAACCAGATAATTTGATAGCAAAACAATTATATAGAAGTTTCGGATTTGTTGATTCAGAAGAGTTTTACGGGAAAGAGGGTCATGTATATCGTTATTCAATAGAATGA